A region of Salvelinus fontinalis isolate EN_2023a unplaced genomic scaffold, ASM2944872v1 scaffold_1592, whole genome shotgun sequence DNA encodes the following proteins:
- the LOC129849634 gene encoding equistatin-like: MVILTIILLVSTAFALGDATIRPKTPCERARDAATNGPIGAYIPTCDTAGQYTPKQCWGSAGYCWCVTSTGQKIQGTETPPGTAPINC; encoded by the exons ATGGTGATATTGACCATCATTCTGCTTGTCAGCACAGCTTTTGCTCTGGGAG ATGCTACGATACGACCCAAGACCCCATGTGAGCGTGCTAGAGATGCTGCGACAAATGGCCCAATTGGAGCCTACATCCCAACGTGTGACACCGCAGGACAATACACCCCTAAGCAATGTTGGGGCTCTGCAG GTTACTGTTGGTGTGTGACCAGTACCGGACAGAAGATCCAGGGTACTGAGACTCCACCAGGCACTGCTCCAATCAACTGCTAG
- the LOC129849633 gene encoding equistatin-like — protein MAILTIILLVSTAFALGDATIRPKTPCERARDAATHGPIGAYIPTCDAAGQYTPKQCWGSAGYCWCVTSTGQKIQGTETPPGTAPINC, from the exons ATGGCGATATTGACCATCATTCTGCTTGTCAGCACAGCTTTTGCTCTGGGAG ATGCTACGATACGACCCAAGACCCCATGTGAGCGTGCTAGAGATGCCGCGACACATGGCCCAATTGGAGCCTACATCCCAACGTGTGACGCCGCCGGACAATACACCCCTAAGCAATGTTGGGGCTCTGCAG GTTACTGTTGGTGTGTGACCAGTACCGGACAGAAGATCCAGGGTACTGAGACTCCACCAGGCACTGCTCCAATCAACTGCTAG